From one Peptoniphilaceae bacterium AMB_02 genomic stretch:
- a CDS encoding type II CAAX endopeptidase family protein, with amino-acid sequence MEREKFTGIEKKQLIIFFAIAFGFTYLMGFAMAYAAKQNLPVEVFVNAQMMYPAAGAIIAMLITKRDDPNLPKKFYLSVVIFTALTVLSVLIRLFIEFDIIVVSSILISAGSFISIILYFVEKSHRRFAYSLTSMKKNKGYIFLLIFLLLYISRIFLPVILGLESIENLIPNESGIIFTVFIPINFFFVMLPFFGEEYGWRGFLQPLLQKRYGNYLGIFLLGFLWGIWHLPVNILFYSPQTWGYSVLNQIIVCVTYSVFFGYVYMKTNNIWLPVWMHYLNNNLILLFADPSVIKDQILSLQTVFFSFVLLGVLYLPFIFAPTFRKVKLEPIPIQIPGDDPEYEKTSEDDSEENLFSQEDNSLE; translated from the coding sequence ATGGAAAGAGAAAAATTTACAGGTATAGAAAAGAAACAGTTGATTATATTTTTTGCCATTGCTTTTGGTTTTACCTATCTTATGGGATTTGCAATGGCCTATGCGGCTAAGCAAAACTTGCCGGTGGAGGTCTTTGTAAATGCTCAAATGATGTATCCGGCAGCCGGGGCCATCATAGCCATGTTAATTACTAAGCGGGATGATCCTAATCTTCCCAAGAAATTCTATTTAAGTGTGGTAATCTTTACGGCTTTAACTGTATTGTCGGTTCTCATTAGACTTTTCATAGAGTTCGATATCATAGTTGTGAGCAGTATTCTTATCTCAGCAGGTAGTTTTATTTCCATAATCTTGTATTTTGTAGAGAAAAGCCATCGCAGGTTTGCTTATTCATTAACCAGTATGAAGAAAAATAAAGGCTATATTTTTTTGCTTATATTTTTACTGCTGTATATTTCAAGAATTTTTTTACCGGTAATCCTTGGATTAGAGAGTATTGAAAACCTAATCCCAAACGAAAGTGGAATTATTTTTACAGTCTTTATACCTATTAATTTCTTTTTCGTAATGCTGCCTTTCTTCGGTGAAGAATATGGATGGAGAGGATTTTTACAACCGCTTCTACAAAAGCGTTACGGAAACTATCTGGGGATTTTTCTACTGGGATTTTTATGGGGCATATGGCATTTGCCGGTCAATATACTGTTTTACAGTCCGCAGACCTGGGGATACTCTGTACTAAATCAAATAATAGTATGCGTAACATACAGTGTTTTCTTCGGTTATGTGTATATGAAGACGAATAATATTTGGCTTCCAGTATGGATGCATTATTTAAACAATAATTTGATACTCCTATTTGCAGATCCTTCAGTGATTAAAGATCAGATTTTAAGTTTACAGACTGTGTTTTTTTCATTTGTATTACTCGGCGTACTTTATCTGCCGTTCATATTTGCGCCGACATTTAGAAAAGTTAAATTGGAACCAATACCTATTCAAATACCGGGAGATGATCCGGAGTATGAAAAAACAAGTGAAGATGATTCGGAAGAGAATCTATTTTCACAAGAAGACAATAGTTTAGAATAA
- a CDS encoding YccF domain-containing protein — protein sequence MGCIGNFIWFVFGGFWQGISWLVVGALWCLTIVGIPIGKQCFKLASVAFFPFGKEIVYDMGAVSALANFFWIIFGGIPLALAAIANGVILCITIIGIPYGMQCFKFAGLAFMPFGARIVNKNRG from the coding sequence ATGGGTTGTATTGGTAATTTTATATGGTTTGTGTTTGGGGGATTCTGGCAAGGAATATCATGGTTAGTTGTTGGAGCGCTATGGTGTTTAACCATTGTTGGAATTCCAATTGGGAAACAGTGTTTTAAGCTTGCTTCAGTGGCCTTCTTTCCATTTGGTAAGGAGATAGTTTACGATATGGGAGCTGTATCTGCTTTAGCAAATTTCTTTTGGATTATATTTGGCGGAATACCCCTGGCTTTAGCTGCAATTGCCAATGGAGTGATTCTTTGTATTACTATAATTGGGATTCCTTACGGTATGCAGTGTTTTAAGTTTGCGGGTTTAGCATTTATGCCATTTGGCGCAAGAATTGTAAATAAGAACAGGGGATAG
- a CDS encoding phosphoribosylformylglycinamidine synthase yields MNYRIFVAKKEGFRIESESLLSELKTMLGLEGLKDLLIYNTYDVYGADDEDLVKLKNYIIADAKTDSIVEEPIVDGARVIAYESLPVQYDQRSDAVVQNLMILGGSSDVKVTTGKYIVLNGDINDEQYNSIAKYLINPVENRAKDMETLEFEEMPDEDPVITFEGFIDKNEEELEAFRGSMGFAMSREDLLHVQKYFKSEDRNPTDTELLVLDTYWSDHCRHTTFETELTKIDIEEGIFKSQIEDAFNRYLKLREDTGRTEKEITLMDMATIVGRYFRKTGRLDDQEVSDEINACSIEIEVDEDGVKVPWLLMFKNETHNHPTEIEPFGGAATCVGGAIRDPLSGRAYVYQAMRVTGAADITAPINETLPNKLPQVVISKTASDGYSNYAGQIGLAGTYVREVYHDGFVAKRMELGAVVGAAPKENVLRENPEPTDLILLIGGDTGRDGVGGATGSSVEHTDSSHKKSSSEVQKGNAPIERRIQRLFRNPKVSKLIKKSNDFGAGGVSVAIGELADGLDINLNAVPVKYRGLSGTELAISESQERMAIVIASENLEKMVEFAKEENLNAVLVAEVTDTNRLVMKYNGEKIVDLCRDFLNTNGVRQTQTVDINTNGYGDNPFETKVEELTKESLLNNLKQLNTAIQKGMIEKFDSTIGRGTVLMPFGGKYQLTENEVSIQKLPTQGFTNTASAMAVGYNPNIAAYSPYLGAIYSVVEALAKLVSIGVDYKGARLTNQEYFERLGEAGEKWGKPAQALLGLLKAQLEMETPSIGGKDSMSGTFNDIDVPPTLITFAINTVDVNSVISPEFKSAGNYIYLLKAEMDEKHEPDFAKLRTGFDALVNEINNGNVVSASVVKHGGIAEGIAKMAFGNKIGAEIETDENLFVIMPGSILVESSVELDAGIFKNIGKTTELEEIVFNGVGVKIDEAIKASVELFEDIYPIVVEQEPQELDTPLYTQENHISAKSAIAKPKVLVPIVPGTNSEYDVIKAFEAEGAEVETFILNTLNEAEYDKAIKEMAKAIASSQILALVGGFSNGDEPDGCAVLLTNVLRNEHIKWGIGELLANNGLILGISNGFQALVKSGLLPYGRVTESEDNGVTIFKNNINRNVSKIVNTRISSNKSPWMSSFVPGEIHSLPFSQTQGKVVIEEDLALELIKNGQIAAQYVNEEGMPTLCGRYNPSASMYAIEAMTNEDGRILGKMGHSERYEDGLLKNISGNKEQNIFRNAVEYFKK; encoded by the coding sequence ATGAATTACAGGATTTTTGTCGCAAAAAAAGAAGGTTTTAGAATTGAGTCTGAGTCGCTATTAAGTGAACTTAAGACAATGCTTGGATTAGAAGGTCTTAAGGATTTGCTAATCTACAATACTTATGATGTATACGGCGCAGATGATGAAGACTTAGTGAAATTAAAGAACTATATAATAGCCGATGCAAAGACTGATAGTATAGTTGAAGAACCTATTGTAGATGGAGCTAGAGTAATTGCTTATGAGAGTCTTCCGGTTCAGTACGATCAGAGATCTGATGCTGTAGTGCAAAATCTTATGATCTTGGGCGGAAGCAGTGATGTTAAGGTTACAACAGGTAAATACATCGTGCTTAATGGAGATATTAATGATGAGCAATACAATAGTATTGCAAAATACTTAATAAATCCGGTTGAAAACAGAGCTAAAGACATGGAAACTCTTGAGTTTGAAGAGATGCCGGATGAAGATCCCGTAATTACCTTTGAAGGATTTATTGACAAAAATGAAGAAGAACTTGAAGCTTTCAGAGGCTCAATGGGTTTTGCCATGTCCAGAGAAGACCTCCTACATGTCCAAAAATATTTCAAGTCAGAGGACAGAAACCCAACCGATACTGAACTCTTAGTACTCGATACCTACTGGTCAGATCACTGTAGACATACTACTTTTGAAACAGAACTTACAAAAATTGATATAGAAGAAGGAATCTTCAAATCTCAAATTGAAGATGCATTTAACAGATATTTAAAACTTAGAGAAGATACAGGAAGAACTGAAAAAGAAATTACATTGATGGATATGGCAACCATCGTGGGAAGATACTTCAGAAAGACAGGAAGACTCGATGATCAAGAGGTCTCAGATGAGATAAATGCCTGCAGTATTGAAATTGAAGTAGACGAAGACGGTGTTAAAGTTCCTTGGCTATTAATGTTTAAGAATGAAACTCACAATCATCCGACAGAGATTGAGCCATTTGGTGGTGCTGCAACCTGTGTCGGAGGAGCAATCAGAGATCCACTTTCAGGTAGAGCCTATGTATATCAAGCGATGAGAGTTACAGGCGCTGCAGATATAACAGCTCCAATCAATGAAACCCTACCAAATAAACTACCTCAAGTCGTTATATCCAAAACCGCTTCTGACGGTTATTCAAACTATGCCGGACAAATCGGGCTTGCAGGAACTTATGTAAGAGAAGTTTACCATGACGGATTTGTAGCGAAGAGAATGGAACTTGGTGCAGTAGTGGGTGCGGCTCCTAAGGAAAATGTATTGAGAGAGAATCCTGAGCCTACTGATTTAATCCTTCTTATCGGAGGAGATACCGGAAGAGACGGAGTTGGTGGAGCGACAGGATCGAGTGTTGAGCATACTGATAGCTCACATAAAAAATCTTCAAGCGAAGTGCAAAAGGGGAATGCTCCTATTGAAAGGAGAATTCAACGACTGTTTAGAAATCCAAAGGTTTCAAAACTTATAAAAAAATCAAACGACTTTGGAGCAGGTGGAGTTTCAGTTGCAATTGGAGAGCTTGCAGACGGCTTGGATATTAATCTAAATGCCGTACCTGTAAAATATAGAGGCTTATCGGGAACAGAACTTGCTATCTCTGAATCCCAAGAGAGAATGGCAATCGTAATTGCAAGCGAAAACCTCGAAAAAATGGTTGAATTTGCCAAAGAAGAGAACTTAAATGCAGTTCTTGTAGCTGAAGTTACCGACACCAACAGACTTGTTATGAAGTACAATGGCGAGAAAATAGTAGACCTATGCAGAGACTTCTTAAACACAAATGGAGTTAGACAAACCCAAACAGTAGATATAAATACAAATGGTTATGGAGACAATCCTTTTGAAACAAAGGTTGAAGAATTAACTAAAGAAAGTTTATTAAATAATTTAAAACAATTAAATACAGCAATACAAAAAGGTATGATTGAGAAATTTGACTCCACAATTGGTAGGGGAACAGTACTGATGCCTTTTGGTGGGAAGTATCAACTTACCGAAAACGAAGTGTCTATTCAAAAACTTCCAACCCAAGGATTTACCAATACTGCATCTGCAATGGCAGTAGGATATAATCCGAATATTGCTGCATATTCACCATACTTGGGCGCAATCTACTCAGTAGTTGAAGCCCTTGCCAAATTGGTAAGTATCGGCGTTGATTACAAGGGTGCAAGACTTACAAACCAAGAGTACTTTGAAAGACTTGGTGAAGCTGGAGAGAAATGGGGCAAACCGGCTCAAGCATTGCTTGGATTATTAAAAGCACAACTTGAGATGGAAACTCCTTCTATTGGTGGAAAGGACAGTATGAGTGGTACATTTAACGATATCGACGTACCTCCAACCTTAATCACTTTTGCTATAAATACAGTGGATGTAAATAGTGTAATATCACCTGAATTTAAATCAGCAGGTAATTATATCTATCTGTTAAAGGCTGAAATGGACGAAAAACACGAACCTGATTTTGCAAAACTAAGAACGGGATTCGATGCACTTGTAAATGAGATAAATAATGGCAATGTAGTCAGTGCTTCTGTTGTTAAGCATGGCGGTATAGCTGAAGGTATAGCTAAGATGGCCTTTGGTAACAAGATAGGCGCTGAGATTGAAACCGATGAGAATCTATTTGTGATAATGCCTGGTAGCATATTAGTAGAATCAAGTGTAGAGCTTGATGCAGGTATATTTAAAAATATAGGAAAGACTACTGAATTAGAAGAAATTGTATTCAATGGAGTTGGCGTCAAGATAGATGAAGCGATAAAGGCATCTGTTGAACTATTTGAAGACATCTATCCAATAGTGGTAGAACAAGAACCTCAAGAGCTGGATACTCCGCTTTATACCCAAGAGAATCATATCAGTGCAAAATCAGCTATTGCAAAGCCTAAAGTTCTAGTTCCTATCGTACCCGGAACTAATTCAGAATACGATGTAATAAAAGCATTTGAAGCTGAAGGTGCTGAAGTTGAAACATTTATACTAAATACTTTAAATGAGGCAGAATACGACAAGGCTATAAAAGAGATGGCTAAAGCCATAGCATCAAGTCAAATCCTGGCACTTGTAGGAGGATTTTCGAACGGAGATGAACCGGACGGATGTGCAGTTCTTCTTACAAATGTATTGAGAAACGAGCATATTAAATGGGGTATTGGCGAACTCCTTGCCAATAACGGATTAATCCTTGGTATATCTAATGGATTCCAAGCTCTTGTAAAATCAGGACTCCTTCCATATGGAAGAGTTACAGAATCTGAGGATAACGGAGTCACTATCTTCAAGAACAATATCAATAGAAATGTTTCTAAGATAGTTAATACCAGAATAAGCTCCAATAAATCCCCTTGGATGAGCTCATTTGTACCTGGTGAAATCCATTCACTTCCATTCAGTCAGACTCAAGGCAAGGTGGTAATCGAGGAAGACTTAGCTCTTGAACTAATTAAGAATGGACAGATAGCCGCTCAATACGTAAATGAAGAGGGAATGCCGACACTTTGCGGTAGATATAATCCATCAGCTTCAATGTATGCGATAGAAGCCATGACAAATGAAGATGGTAGAATACTTGGAAAGATGGGACATTCCGAAAGATATGAAGACGGACTACTCAAAAATATTTCCGGAAATAAGGAACAAAATATATTTAGAAATGCAGTTGAGTATTTCAAAAAATAA
- a CDS encoding ArgE/DapE family deacylase translates to MERFKYGIDEIKLIKLCSDLIKIDSQNPPGDTRSIINFISEYLASHNIKSTTFEASPYRTGLIASIGSETGPELILSGHADTVPIGDPTNWKLDALSGDIVDNFLYGRGASDMKAGLGGLIYTLVHIKSLGVKLSGKLTLVVIPDEETGSKHGAQYLLENKLIGGDAAIIAEPTGRNNPGIGQKGSAGFKLKIMGIPAHSALSPLAGRSAILDAFTAINSIKELVSKEIPYPEDLEKLVIQSKEYLVETGYPELADIITLVSFNAGKIIGGTASNVVPEYCEVDFDLRTPLGITRDEVLDMIESKLNTLGINYEMTRKVFKADANYTSEDSKIVRQLYKSIEEIITESPKGIIQYAASDSRFFRKHGIPSVQYGPGEIETIHGLDERVSVSNIIECTKVYLLTSIQYLNNKNEL, encoded by the coding sequence GTGGAGAGATTTAAATACGGTATAGATGAAATTAAATTGATAAAGCTCTGTTCTGATTTAATAAAGATTGACAGCCAAAACCCACCCGGGGATACGAGGAGCATTATAAATTTTATAAGTGAATACCTCGCAAGTCATAATATTAAATCCACAACTTTTGAAGCATCTCCGTATAGAACCGGGCTTATAGCTTCTATCGGTTCAGAAACAGGACCTGAATTAATACTCTCCGGTCATGCCGATACAGTACCAATCGGAGATCCTACAAATTGGAAGTTGGATGCCCTATCCGGAGATATAGTAGATAATTTTCTATATGGGAGAGGGGCGAGTGATATGAAGGCCGGCTTAGGTGGTTTGATTTACACCCTAGTCCACATTAAAAGTCTGGGTGTAAAACTGTCAGGTAAACTAACTCTTGTGGTGATTCCTGACGAAGAAACAGGATCCAAGCATGGAGCCCAATACCTATTGGAAAATAAACTCATCGGTGGTGATGCTGCCATTATCGCAGAACCAACGGGGAGAAATAACCCGGGCATTGGTCAAAAAGGTTCTGCAGGTTTTAAACTAAAGATTATGGGTATTCCGGCACATTCCGCATTATCACCACTGGCAGGAAGATCTGCAATCCTCGATGCTTTTACTGCAATCAATTCAATAAAAGAACTCGTATCAAAAGAAATCCCTTACCCGGAAGATTTGGAAAAATTAGTAATTCAATCGAAAGAGTATCTCGTTGAAACCGGATATCCTGAACTAGCAGATATAATCACTTTGGTCTCCTTCAATGCAGGTAAAATCATCGGCGGAACAGCCTCCAATGTAGTACCCGAATACTGTGAAGTCGATTTTGACCTTAGAACTCCTCTCGGAATCACAAGAGATGAAGTCCTAGACATGATAGAATCCAAGCTAAACACTCTCGGAATAAATTATGAAATGACCAGAAAAGTATTTAAAGCCGATGCAAACTATACATCAGAAGACAGTAAAATAGTAAGACAGCTTTATAAGAGCATCGAAGAAATCATAACTGAATCGCCCAAAGGAATAATTCAGTATGCTGCAAGTGACTCAAGATTTTTTAGAAAGCACGGTATCCCTTCAGTGCAATACGGTCCTGGCGAAATCGAAACGATACATGGTCTTGATGAGAGAGTTTCGGTTTCCAATATCATAGAATGTACCAAGGTATACCTGTTGACATCTATCCAATACCTGAATAATAAGAATGAATTGTAA
- a CDS encoding carboxylesterase family protein yields MIMVINTLIGKFYATVKEELKEVYEILSIPYARANRFEKPRKIEKYTDDEIINRRESICFPQRRIPKFVTKFFKNPLVRPEFMVNDDIQTEDAFVVNIWTSEFKGKKPVLVFIHGGGDNGSGTVPIYNGSRIASKGIVVVTLNYRFGILGGLPVYDENGLNANRGALDQQTALAWIKENIEYFGGDSNNITLMGQSRGALSALNQFLNPMSSKFFDKLILCAALPVPIIEADEAERDYKEMLEKNKLPDYNALKTLPLRKLRRLKIKNIVNEVIDGDFYKENPRAIFDKGEFSPKPMLIGANSDEFTMFYMPIIFNRLGIVKKEENLAAALLERYGNYGEIMKNALESESKNLVDLQFKIMEMVAFHTISYKLLEKFSRTSPVYGYRMSYVPDIFDGIRGAYHGAELAMFFGNYEKMKILLTEKNKYEMEKLQTDWLSFIRSGTIPNCKYYNTETKQIIHYKNEPEMISFPHADIVEKVSKLDSYEILFKKFFGVKS; encoded by the coding sequence ATGATAATGGTTATAAACACTCTGATAGGGAAGTTTTACGCTACTGTGAAAGAAGAACTGAAAGAAGTCTATGAAATATTAAGCATACCCTATGCCAGAGCAAATCGTTTTGAAAAACCAAGGAAAATAGAAAAGTATACTGATGACGAAATTATAAATAGGAGAGAAAGCATCTGCTTTCCACAAAGGAGAATTCCTAAGTTTGTTACTAAATTCTTTAAAAATCCCCTGGTACGTCCTGAGTTTATGGTAAATGACGATATTCAAACAGAGGATGCATTTGTAGTTAATATATGGACTTCGGAATTTAAGGGGAAAAAGCCGGTACTCGTATTTATTCATGGAGGTGGCGACAACGGATCAGGAACAGTGCCGATTTATAATGGATCTCGTATTGCTTCAAAAGGCATAGTTGTGGTTACTTTAAACTATAGGTTCGGAATACTGGGAGGTTTACCCGTATATGACGAAAACGGACTCAACGCTAATAGAGGAGCATTGGATCAGCAGACAGCATTGGCTTGGATAAAAGAAAATATTGAATATTTTGGAGGGGATTCGAACAATATTACACTTATGGGACAATCCAGAGGAGCACTATCGGCTTTGAACCAGTTTCTAAACCCTATGAGCAGCAAATTTTTCGACAAGCTTATATTATGTGCAGCGCTGCCGGTTCCAATAATAGAAGCAGATGAAGCAGAGAGAGATTATAAAGAAATGCTGGAAAAAAATAAATTGCCTGATTATAATGCACTTAAAACCTTGCCACTTAGAAAACTCAGAAGACTAAAAATCAAAAATATTGTAAATGAAGTCATCGACGGTGATTTTTATAAAGAGAATCCAAGAGCCATCTTTGATAAAGGTGAATTTTCTCCAAAACCCATGTTAATTGGAGCAAACTCCGATGAATTTACAATGTTTTATATGCCAATCATTTTTAATAGACTGGGCATTGTAAAAAAAGAAGAGAACTTAGCTGCTGCATTACTTGAAAGATATGGAAACTATGGCGAAATTATGAAAAATGCACTCGAATCTGAATCCAAAAATTTGGTTGATTTACAGTTTAAGATAATGGAGATGGTTGCATTTCATACTATTAGCTACAAGCTTCTTGAAAAGTTCAGTAGAACATCTCCAGTTTATGGATATAGGATGTCTTATGTTCCGGATATTTTTGATGGTATAAGAGGAGCCTATCATGGAGCAGAACTCGCTATGTTTTTTGGAAACTATGAAAAGATGAAAATTTTGCTAACTGAAAAAAATAAATACGAGATGGAAAAACTGCAAACGGATTGGCTATCTTTTATTCGCAGTGGAACCATCCCAAACTGCAAATATTATAATACAGAAACTAAACAAATAATCCACTATAAAAATGAGCCTGAGATGATTTCCTTCCCTCATGCGGATATCGTAGAAAAGGTCTCTAAACTCGATAGTTATGAGATTTTATTTAAAAAATTTTTTGGAGTAAAGAGTTAG
- a CDS encoding PHP domain-containing protein has translation MLIDMHMHEKTHSPDSHMSLTEIIAEARVKGLDAVCITDHDNQNIMEYAHRVSKEVDFPIFVGAEILTKQGDIVVFGLDNLPKEMVNAWELLEMVQKAGGIAFSAHPYRKNNRGLEDLIKTVPGLGAVEGFNGSTPRKLNLLACEGAKQRGIPIVASSDAHLSKRVGLFATEFFGRVRDEKDLIEAIKTHQVRPMQYFEGEYIDAFIDIEEKSKVYIPGRLVGESV, from the coding sequence ATGCTTATAGATATGCATATGCACGAGAAAACCCATTCTCCCGACAGCCATATGAGCCTAACGGAAATAATAGCTGAAGCTAGGGTTAAAGGGCTGGATGCAGTATGTATCACCGATCACGACAATCAAAATATAATGGAATATGCACATAGAGTTTCAAAAGAAGTGGACTTTCCCATATTTGTAGGAGCCGAAATACTCACTAAACAAGGAGATATCGTAGTATTTGGACTGGATAATCTCCCTAAAGAGATGGTAAATGCATGGGAACTATTAGAGATGGTCCAAAAAGCGGGTGGTATTGCTTTTAGTGCTCATCCTTATCGTAAAAACAATAGAGGATTGGAAGACCTGATCAAAACAGTACCCGGACTTGGAGCAGTTGAAGGTTTCAATGGAAGCACTCCAAGAAAGCTTAACCTACTTGCATGTGAAGGTGCAAAACAGAGAGGTATTCCAATAGTCGCTTCAAGTGATGCCCATTTATCAAAAAGAGTAGGACTCTTTGCTACAGAGTTTTTCGGAAGAGTCAGAGACGAAAAAGACCTCATTGAAGCTATTAAAACTCATCAAGTGAGACCTATGCAATATTTCGAAGGAGAATATATCGACGCTTTTATAGATATTGAAGAAAAAAGCAAAGTTTATATCCCAGGCAGACTTGTTGGAGAATCAGTTTAA